In a genomic window of Demequina muriae:
- a CDS encoding lysophospholipid acyltransferase family protein, with amino-acid sequence MSAYYTLFKHVLIGPPLKGYYRPWVEGVEHVPEAGGAILASNHLAVSDSFFLPLVISRKVVFLGKQEYFTGKGFKGYATRAFMEGVGTIPVHRGGGRASEAALRTGLQVLQSGQLLGIYPEGTRSPDGRLYRGKTGIARMAIEAGVPIIPLAMIGTDVAQPIGQKVPSRTDIGVRFGPPLRLDAYAGRQEDREALREVTDGVMKAIQELSGQEYVDRDAARYKLELERGQTPPIDPNESP; translated from the coding sequence ATGAGCGCTTACTACACGCTGTTCAAGCATGTGCTGATCGGCCCACCCCTGAAGGGCTACTACCGCCCATGGGTCGAAGGCGTCGAACACGTTCCTGAGGCCGGCGGCGCGATCCTCGCGTCGAACCACCTCGCGGTCTCGGACTCGTTCTTCCTCCCGCTGGTGATCTCGCGCAAGGTCGTGTTCCTGGGCAAGCAGGAGTACTTCACCGGCAAGGGATTCAAGGGCTACGCCACTCGCGCCTTCATGGAGGGCGTGGGAACGATTCCCGTGCACCGAGGCGGCGGACGGGCCTCAGAGGCGGCGCTGCGCACCGGACTGCAGGTATTGCAGTCGGGCCAGCTTCTCGGCATCTACCCCGAGGGCACGCGCAGTCCGGACGGCCGTCTCTACCGGGGAAAGACCGGAATCGCACGGATGGCGATCGAGGCGGGCGTGCCGATCATCCCGCTCGCGATGATCGGCACCGACGTCGCCCAGCCCATCGGCCAGAAGGTGCCCAGCCGCACCGACATCGGCGTGCGATTCGGGCCACCGCTGCGCCTCGACGCCTACGCGGGCCGTCAGGAGGACCGCGAGGCCCTGCGCGAGGTGACCGACGGCGTCATGAAGGCGATCCAGGAGCTGTCGGGCCAGGAGTACGTGGACCGCGATGCGGCACGGTACAAGCTTGAACTCGAGCGCGGGCAGACCCCGCCCATCGACCCGAACGAGTCCCCCTAG
- a CDS encoding pyrophosphate--fructose-6-phosphate 1-phosphotransferase: MSVRRVALLTAGGFAPCLSSAVGGLIGRYTEIAPEVEIIAYEHGYWGLLQGKYTTVTDVVREKAGILHDFGGSPIGNSRVKLTNAEDCVKRGLVQEGQNPLEVAAEQLKTDGVDVLHTIGGDDTNTTAADLAAYLHDNGYELTVVGLPKTIDNDVVPIRQSLGAWSAAEQASVFAQNVIGEHRSGPRMLIVHEVMGRACGWLTAASALKYREWLDGLEFVPEIGLSRERWEIHGLYLPEQSIDLDAEAERLKTVMDEVGNVNIFLSEGAGVPEIIKQIEAAGGEVARDPFGHVRLDEINPGQWFAKQFAERIGAEKVMVQKSGYFSRSAKANAQDLRLIKSMTDYGVECALRGESGVIGHDEEDGGRLKAIAFPRIAGHKAFDVTTPWYTRTLSEIGQA; this comes from the coding sequence ATGTCGGTCCGTCGTGTCGCTCTGCTTACTGCAGGCGGTTTCGCCCCGTGTCTGTCCTCCGCCGTCGGCGGCCTCATCGGCCGCTACACGGAGATCGCACCCGAGGTCGAGATCATCGCGTACGAGCACGGCTACTGGGGACTGCTGCAGGGCAAGTACACCACCGTCACGGACGTGGTGCGGGAGAAGGCGGGCATCCTTCACGACTTCGGCGGTTCGCCGATCGGCAACTCGCGCGTCAAGCTCACCAATGCCGAGGACTGCGTCAAGCGCGGTCTGGTGCAGGAGGGCCAGAACCCGCTCGAGGTCGCCGCGGAGCAGCTCAAGACCGATGGGGTCGACGTGCTCCACACCATCGGCGGCGACGACACCAACACCACGGCGGCGGATCTCGCCGCGTACCTGCACGACAACGGCTACGAGCTCACCGTCGTGGGCCTTCCCAAGACCATTGACAACGACGTGGTGCCGATCCGCCAGTCGCTGGGCGCGTGGAGCGCCGCGGAGCAGGCGAGCGTCTTCGCACAGAACGTCATCGGCGAGCACCGCTCGGGGCCTCGCATGCTGATCGTGCACGAGGTCATGGGCCGCGCGTGTGGATGGCTCACTGCCGCATCGGCCCTCAAGTACCGCGAGTGGCTCGACGGCCTCGAGTTCGTGCCCGAGATCGGCCTGTCACGTGAGCGGTGGGAGATTCACGGTCTGTACCTGCCTGAGCAGTCGATCGACCTCGATGCTGAGGCCGAGCGTCTCAAGACGGTCATGGACGAGGTCGGCAACGTCAACATCTTCCTGTCGGAGGGCGCAGGCGTGCCCGAGATCATCAAGCAGATCGAGGCGGCGGGCGGCGAGGTCGCTCGTGACCCGTTCGGCCACGTGCGCTTGGACGAGATCAACCCGGGTCAGTGGTTCGCGAAGCAGTTCGCCGAGCGCATCGGCGCCGAAAAGGTCATGGTGCAGAAGTCCGGGTACTTCTCGCGCTCCGCGAAGGCCAACGCCCAGGACCTGCGCCTCATCAAGTCCATGACCGACTACGGGGTCGAGTGCGCGCTGCGCGGCGAGTCCGGCGTAATTGGTCACGACGAGGAGGACGGCGGCCGCCTCAAGGCGATCGCATTCCCGCGCATCGCGGGGCACAAGGCCTTCGACGTCACGACGCCCTGGTACACCCGCACCCTGAGCGAGATCGGCCAGGCCTGA
- a CDS encoding class II 3-deoxy-7-phosphoheptulonate synthase, which yields MTEAALAAAGADSYLQFEAKQQPAWPDQDALARTTERLRQVPPLVFAGEADVLRDHLAAAGRGEAFVLQGGDCAEIFAEATADRIRNKIKTILQMAVILTYGASTPVIKIGRMAGQYAKPRSADTETRDGVTLPTYRGDIVNSSAFTEEARIPNPERLMDAYHVSASTLNLIRAFTHGGFADLRRVHAWNKGFAANPAYARYEKVAAQIDRAVRFMGAAGGDFDALKTVDLFASHEALLLDYERALTRIDSRTGLPYDCSGHFLWIGERTRELDGAHVEFMSKIANPIGVKLGPTATGADAVALAERLNPDNVPGRLTFVARMGADKVRDALPPLVEAVRDAGLAVTWLTDPMHGNTFTSESGYKTRRFDTILDEVTGFFEVHRAAGTIPGGMHVELTGDDVTEVMGGTEDIDDEGLARRYETKVDPRLNHQQSLELAFQVSELLSAR from the coding sequence ATGACTGAGGCAGCCCTCGCGGCCGCCGGCGCTGATTCCTACCTCCAGTTCGAGGCGAAGCAGCAGCCGGCATGGCCTGATCAGGATGCGCTCGCGCGCACCACGGAACGCCTGAGGCAGGTGCCCCCGCTGGTGTTCGCCGGCGAGGCCGATGTGCTGCGCGACCACCTCGCGGCCGCAGGCCGGGGCGAAGCGTTCGTGCTGCAGGGAGGCGACTGCGCAGAGATCTTCGCCGAGGCGACCGCGGACCGCATCCGCAACAAGATCAAGACGATCCTCCAGATGGCGGTGATCCTGACCTACGGCGCCTCCACGCCTGTCATCAAGATCGGACGCATGGCCGGCCAGTACGCCAAGCCTCGATCGGCCGACACGGAGACCCGTGACGGCGTCACGCTGCCGACGTACCGTGGCGACATCGTCAACTCCTCGGCATTCACCGAAGAGGCCCGGATCCCCAATCCCGAGCGCCTCATGGACGCCTACCACGTGTCCGCGTCGACCTTGAATCTCATCAGGGCGTTCACTCACGGTGGCTTCGCGGATCTGCGCCGCGTTCATGCGTGGAACAAGGGCTTCGCCGCCAACCCCGCGTACGCGAGATACGAGAAGGTGGCCGCGCAGATCGACCGCGCGGTGCGCTTCATGGGCGCCGCAGGCGGCGACTTCGATGCGCTCAAGACCGTGGACCTGTTCGCGAGCCACGAGGCGCTGCTGCTCGACTATGAGCGCGCGCTCACGCGCATCGATTCGCGCACCGGTCTGCCGTACGACTGCTCGGGCCACTTCCTGTGGATCGGCGAGAGGACGCGTGAGCTGGACGGCGCGCACGTCGAGTTCATGTCGAAAATCGCCAACCCCATCGGCGTCAAGCTGGGCCCGACGGCCACAGGCGCCGACGCCGTGGCGCTCGCCGAGCGTCTGAACCCAGACAACGTCCCCGGCAGGCTCACGTTCGTCGCGCGCATGGGCGCCGACAAGGTGCGTGACGCACTGCCCCCGCTGGTGGAGGCGGTGCGTGACGCTGGCCTCGCGGTGACGTGGCTCACGGACCCGATGCACGGCAACACCTTCACGTCGGAGTCGGGATACAAGACCCGCCGCTTCGACACGATCCTGGACGAGGTCACCGGCTTCTTCGAGGTGCACCGCGCCGCGGGGACCATTCCCGGTGGCATGCACGTCGAGCTGACCGGAGACGACGTCACCGAGGTGATGGGCGGCACCGAGGACATCGACGACGAGGGCCTGGCGCGTCGCTATGAGACCAAGGTCGACCCGCGACTGAATCACCAGCAGTCACTGGAGCTCGCGTTCCAGGTCTCTGAGCTTCTCAGCGCGCGGTAG
- the pknB gene encoding Stk1 family PASTA domain-containing Ser/Thr kinase: MSETLIDPLLGRLIDGRYEVRERVAAGGMATVYVAFDKRLERDVALKIMHQHLAADASEADFVSRFRREAKSAARLTHPGMVRVYDQGVDGDLSYLTMEYVDGENLRERVTQEGTLAVGEALAITDAVLDALAAAHRQGLVHRDVKPENVLLDESGRPKLADFGLARAVTEVTSTSTGMLLGTVAYLAPELVADGDADARADVYSCGILLYEMVTGRQPFTAETALGVASRHVHEDMPAPSATVPWLPVEFDELVAVMTARDPQGRPADAAAALVLVRHARSLIDDPTLDRRAEPPSGAVPIVHDDGATTVLSDAPSGSTIALPIGLGGAAALVAGGDAEILDDDPDAIEPERPNRRTGWWIGAVLATLVVLGGLGLWWYTSIGPGAYTTVPSVQSQTEADATASLEALGFVVTTDEEFDDVIAEGIAIGTDPQEQARLLNGSDITLIVSQGARQETIPEVVGLQESEALAALGDAGFPVGDPTFEYSDTIPEGEVMASTPAQGETVRHDKEVSLELSDGPAPITIPDVVGSTESAAIDALEEDALVVTVERERTPDAPKGEVFRQNPEAGADGIRTQEVTIWVSDGPPLVELSDYTFNTVERARDELEGLGLNVNLEADNPWPWTTPEFVVGQRPAAGTQLEVGSTVTLVYDS, encoded by the coding sequence GTGTCCGAGACCCTGATCGACCCGCTGCTCGGCCGTCTGATCGACGGCCGGTACGAGGTGCGCGAAAGGGTGGCCGCGGGCGGCATGGCCACGGTCTACGTCGCCTTCGACAAGCGACTGGAGCGCGACGTCGCGCTCAAGATCATGCATCAGCACCTCGCCGCCGATGCCAGCGAGGCCGACTTCGTCTCGCGGTTCCGGCGCGAGGCCAAGTCCGCGGCACGTCTCACCCACCCTGGCATGGTGCGCGTGTACGACCAGGGCGTCGACGGCGACCTCTCGTACCTCACCATGGAGTACGTCGACGGCGAGAACCTGCGTGAACGCGTCACCCAGGAGGGCACGCTGGCGGTCGGCGAGGCGCTCGCGATCACCGATGCCGTCCTCGACGCCCTTGCCGCCGCGCATCGTCAAGGACTCGTGCACCGGGACGTCAAGCCTGAGAATGTGCTGCTGGATGAGTCCGGTCGGCCCAAGCTCGCCGACTTCGGCCTCGCGCGCGCTGTCACCGAGGTCACCAGCACGTCGACCGGCATGCTGCTCGGCACCGTCGCGTACCTCGCTCCTGAGCTCGTCGCGGACGGCGACGCCGATGCGCGCGCGGACGTGTACTCGTGCGGGATCCTTCTCTACGAGATGGTCACGGGGCGTCAGCCCTTCACGGCGGAGACTGCGCTCGGCGTGGCGTCTCGCCACGTCCACGAGGACATGCCGGCCCCGTCCGCCACCGTGCCATGGCTTCCAGTGGAGTTCGACGAACTCGTCGCCGTCATGACCGCTCGCGACCCTCAGGGCCGCCCGGCCGATGCCGCCGCGGCCCTGGTCCTGGTGCGCCACGCTCGCTCGCTCATCGACGACCCCACCCTGGATCGCCGCGCGGAGCCGCCGTCTGGCGCCGTCCCCATCGTCCACGACGACGGCGCCACTACCGTGCTGTCCGACGCGCCGTCCGGCTCGACCATCGCCCTCCCCATCGGCTTGGGGGGCGCAGCGGCGCTTGTCGCTGGTGGGGACGCCGAGATCCTGGACGACGACCCCGACGCGATCGAGCCTGAGCGGCCGAATCGCCGCACGGGCTGGTGGATCGGCGCCGTCCTCGCGACCCTCGTCGTGCTCGGCGGACTCGGGCTGTGGTGGTACACGTCCATCGGGCCCGGCGCCTACACCACGGTCCCGTCGGTCCAGAGCCAGACAGAGGCGGACGCGACCGCGTCACTCGAGGCGCTCGGATTCGTGGTGACCACCGACGAAGAGTTTGACGACGTGATCGCCGAGGGCATCGCGATCGGCACCGATCCGCAGGAGCAGGCACGCCTGCTCAACGGGTCAGACATCACCCTGATCGTGTCCCAGGGCGCTCGGCAGGAGACCATCCCCGAGGTCGTGGGGCTGCAGGAGAGCGAGGCCCTTGCGGCGCTGGGAGACGCGGGCTTCCCTGTGGGCGACCCCACATTCGAGTATTCGGACACGATCCCCGAGGGCGAAGTGATGGCGTCCACGCCTGCGCAGGGCGAGACGGTGCGCCACGACAAGGAGGTCTCGCTCGAGCTCTCCGACGGTCCCGCGCCGATCACCATTCCCGATGTCGTCGGGTCCACCGAGTCCGCAGCCATCGACGCCCTCGAGGAGGACGCCCTGGTGGTGACGGTGGAACGTGAGCGCACGCCGGACGCTCCCAAGGGTGAGGTGTTCCGCCAGAACCCGGAGGCCGGAGCGGACGGAATCCGCACCCAGGAGGTCACCATCTGGGTCTCGGACGGCCCCCCATTGGTCGAGCTGTCCGACTACACGTTCAACACCGTCGAACGTGCTCGCGACGAACTCGAGGGTCTCGGCCTGAACGTCAACCTCGAAGCCGACAACCCGTGGCCGTGGACCACCCCGGAGTTCGTCGTGGGCCAGCGGCCTGCGGCCGGAACCCAGCTCGAAGTGGGCTCGACCGTCACGCTCGTCTACGACAGCTGA
- a CDS encoding LysM peptidoglycan-binding domain-containing protein: MASTSPSVRAARTAALAAATALAATAFAAMPAAADERHRVSDGETVSALAVRYDSSVRSIIDANGLNSRAVIIVGQTLTIPTDSATKATKAAGSHTVAAGDTVWDLARRYGTTVSAIIAANGLDSRAIIRDGQRLTIPGGGAATPVSSTTTKASTAGALRHTVKGGDTVWDLARRYGTSVSSIVRANNLDSRAIIRAGQKLTIPGATAVGDAPASAASASVATDKNLSEFGGTTQQYTVASGDTLARIASRFGVSVSSIVSANAIKNPSVIRVGQRLTVPGGAPTGLVGDTFLGRTYSAGVVGAANQNKATLNAMDVPSRAQMQQMIIATAKQMGVDPALAQAVAYQESGFNMRAVSPANAVGAMQVIPSTGEWASDLVGRDLNLLDPQDNVTAGVAVLRHLQRDGRALETAIAGYYQGETGVRKYGMYADTKRYVASVLALMGRFS; this comes from the coding sequence GTGGCCTCGACGTCCCCCTCTGTCCGTGCCGCACGGACCGCAGCGCTCGCAGCCGCGACCGCCCTCGCCGCCACGGCATTCGCGGCCATGCCTGCCGCCGCCGACGAACGCCACCGCGTGTCGGACGGCGAGACCGTCAGCGCGCTCGCCGTGCGTTATGACTCCAGCGTGCGGTCGATCATCGATGCGAACGGCCTGAACTCCCGCGCCGTGATCATCGTGGGCCAGACGCTCACGATCCCCACGGACTCCGCCACGAAGGCGACCAAGGCTGCAGGAAGCCACACAGTGGCCGCCGGCGACACCGTCTGGGACCTGGCACGGCGGTACGGCACCACGGTCTCTGCGATCATCGCCGCGAACGGCCTGGACTCCCGCGCCATCATCCGCGACGGACAGCGACTCACGATTCCCGGTGGCGGAGCCGCGACTCCCGTCTCGTCGACCACGACGAAGGCGTCGACGGCAGGCGCTCTGCGCCACACCGTCAAGGGAGGCGACACGGTCTGGGACCTCGCCCGGCGCTATGGCACGTCCGTGTCGTCGATCGTGCGCGCCAACAATCTCGACTCGCGCGCGATCATTCGCGCCGGGCAGAAGCTCACGATCCCCGGCGCCACCGCTGTCGGCGACGCCCCCGCATCGGCCGCCTCTGCGAGCGTGGCGACGGACAAGAATCTCTCCGAGTTCGGCGGCACCACGCAGCAGTACACGGTCGCCTCTGGCGACACCCTGGCGCGCATCGCGAGTCGATTCGGCGTGTCCGTGAGCTCGATCGTGTCAGCCAACGCCATCAAGAACCCCTCGGTGATTCGTGTCGGTCAGCGCCTCACGGTGCCCGGCGGCGCCCCGACGGGACTCGTGGGCGACACCTTCCTCGGTCGGACCTACTCCGCGGGGGTCGTCGGCGCCGCCAATCAGAACAAGGCGACGCTCAATGCCATGGACGTCCCGTCACGCGCTCAGATGCAGCAGATGATCATCGCGACCGCGAAGCAGATGGGTGTCGACCCCGCGCTGGCGCAGGCCGTCGCCTACCAGGAGTCGGGCTTCAACATGCGAGCGGTCTCCCCCGCCAACGCCGTGGGCGCCATGCAGGTGATCCCGTCGACGGGCGAATGGGCGTCGGACCTGGTGGGCCGCGACCTCAACCTGCTCGACCCTCAGGACAACGTCACCGCAGGCGTCGCCGTGCTGCGGCACCTGCAGCGCGACGGGCGCGCCCTCGAGACCGCCATCGCCGGGTACTACCAAGGCGAGACCGGTGTGCGGAAGTACGGGATGTACGCCGACACCAAGCGCTATGTGGCCAGCGTGCTCGCGCTGATGGGCCGCTTCTCCTGA
- a CDS encoding Rv2175c family DNA-binding protein, whose translation MTDTDRWLPVPDFADRLGITAARVRELLRERALVAERRGESQAWQLPEGFIDESADEGPRVLPTLRGTITVLADGGFSDEEILRWLLEPSEELGTTPLAAMREGRRAPVRRAAQAQL comes from the coding sequence GTGACTGACACTGATCGCTGGCTTCCCGTGCCCGACTTCGCCGACAGGCTCGGCATCACTGCCGCTCGCGTGCGTGAACTGCTGCGCGAGCGCGCCCTCGTGGCTGAGAGGCGAGGCGAGTCGCAGGCGTGGCAGCTGCCGGAGGGGTTCATCGACGAGTCCGCGGACGAGGGCCCGCGGGTCCTGCCGACGCTGAGGGGCACCATCACGGTCCTCGCCGACGGAGGCTTCTCCGACGAAGAGATCCTTCGCTGGCTGCTGGAGCCATCAGAGGAGCTGGGGACGACGCCTCTCGCAGCGATGCGCGAAGGCCGTCGTGCTCCTGTCCGCAGAGCGGCTCAGGCGCAGCTCTAG
- a CDS encoding polyprenyl synthetase family protein yields MNDEIARWKSETDHAISAALDEQGSAGAVLGPLADELLSPLRDVSTGGKRVRALLLLAAHASFGGAHAPAATGVAAALELFQTAALVHDDVLDGSDTRRGRPATHRRVQALHQERGWHGDAAAFGEAGAVLAGDLALMCCQRALREALTTLPAATAHTVSGLFSDMADIVTLGQYADMRAAAAPLAALGDQETEIRDVMRAKTASYTAEFPLALGAALAGADSGTIAAMREAGLSLGHAFQLRDDLLGLTGSPAQTGKPAGDDVREGKRTLVMWRAWGGTDDEGRAVIAATLGDRAASDHDVARVLDVVSRTDAVRWSEAEIAAAAAHARATIVAQRPTSRGGAALESLITMAVDRTA; encoded by the coding sequence GTGAATGACGAGATCGCCCGCTGGAAGTCGGAGACCGACCACGCCATCTCCGCCGCTCTCGACGAGCAGGGCAGCGCAGGCGCGGTGCTCGGCCCGCTTGCCGACGAGCTGCTGTCCCCCCTGCGTGACGTGTCGACAGGCGGCAAGCGTGTCCGAGCCCTCCTGCTGCTGGCCGCCCACGCGTCCTTCGGCGGCGCTCACGCGCCAGCGGCCACGGGTGTCGCCGCGGCGCTGGAGCTCTTCCAGACCGCCGCGCTCGTCCACGACGACGTGCTGGACGGTTCGGATACGAGGCGCGGCAGGCCAGCGACGCACCGACGGGTGCAGGCCCTCCACCAGGAGCGGGGCTGGCACGGCGACGCGGCCGCCTTCGGCGAGGCGGGAGCCGTGCTCGCGGGGGACCTCGCGCTCATGTGCTGCCAGCGTGCGCTGCGTGAAGCGCTCACCACCCTCCCGGCCGCAACCGCGCACACCGTATCCGGACTCTTCTCCGACATGGCGGACATCGTGACGCTCGGCCAGTACGCCGATATGCGCGCGGCGGCGGCTCCGCTCGCGGCGCTCGGCGACCAGGAGACAGAGATTCGGGACGTGATGCGAGCCAAGACCGCCTCCTACACGGCGGAGTTCCCCCTCGCGCTCGGGGCCGCTCTTGCAGGCGCCGACTCGGGGACCATCGCGGCCATGCGCGAGGCTGGCCTGTCGCTGGGCCACGCCTTCCAGCTCAGGGACGACCTGCTCGGACTCACCGGCTCCCCCGCACAGACGGGCAAGCCCGCAGGGGACGACGTGAGAGAAGGCAAGCGCACGCTCGTGATGTGGCGGGCATGGGGCGGCACCGACGACGAGGGACGCGCGGTGATTGCCGCGACGCTGGGCGACCGTGCCGCCTCCGATCATGACGTGGCACGCGTCCTCGACGTCGTCAGCCGCACCGACGCGGTGCGCTGGTCGGAGGCGGAGATCGCTGCGGCGGCGGCCCATGCACGAGCGACGATCGTCGCTCAGCGCCCCACGTCCCGGGGCGGCGCGGCTTTGGAGTCGCTCATCACCATGGCGGTCGACCGCACCGCCTGA